The Archangium primigenium genomic interval CCGTAGGTGGCGAAGCCGAGGATGCCGCACGACAGGCCCAGCATGAGCGTGCGCCGCTCGCCCAGCCGCTTGACGATGGGCTTCACCAGGCCGCCTTGGATGAGCAGGGTGAACACCCCCGAGCCGCCCAGGGCGAGGCCCACCGCGCGCGCGTCCCAGCCGAAGCGGTAGCCCACGTAGAGCACGAAGACACTGGGCAGCGCGGTGTGCGCCAGGTTGTGCAGGAAGTGCACGGTGGCCAGGCCCAGCACCTCGCGGTTGGCGCGCAGGCGCAACAGCGCGGCCACCGGGTTGGCGCGCCGCCACTCGAAGGGCCGGCGCCGCTCGGGGGGCAGGGACTCCGGCAGCACGAACAGGCCATACAGCGCGTTGCCCAGGCTCAGCACCGCCGACACCCAGAAGGGCAGGCGGGGATCCACGCCGCCCAGCAGGCCGCCCATCGCCGGCCCGAGCACGAAGCCCACGCCGATCGCCGCCCCCAGCATGCCGAAGCTCGCGGCGCGCTTGTCCACGGGCGTCACGTCCGCGATGTACGCGCTCGCCGTGCTGATGCTCGCCGAGGTGATGCCCGACACGACGCGGCCCACGATCAGCCAGCCCAGGGACGGCGCCAGCGCCAGCAGGATGTAGTTGAGCCCCATGCACGTGTTGGAGATCAACACCACCCGGCGCCGGCCGTACCGGTCCGACAGCGCCCCGAGCACCGGCGCGAAGATGAACTGCATGAGCGCCCAGAGGGTGGAGACGAGCCCGAAGACCTCGGCGCCTCGCGCGGAGTCGCCGCCCACGAAGCCCACCACGAGCTGGGGCAGCACGGGGAAGATCATCCCCAGCGCCAGGATGTCGAGCAGCACGGTGACGAAGATGAAGACCAGCGCGGCACGGCGCGGAGTCACGGGCGGAGTCGGATCGGGCATGGCGTGATGCAGTCCTAGCACCTTCCGGGAGCGGCCGTCCGGAGGGGCGCCCGGGAGCGACACACTTGCAGGTCCATCCAAGGACGCGATACTTCATGACCGTGCCGATGCGCCTCGCCGCCCTCGTCTTCGCCCTGCTCGTCTGGGTGCAGGCCGCCCTGCCGGGCGGAGTGGTGCGGGTGTGCCGCTTCACCGGGAAGCGCGCGGCGCCCTGCGTGGCCTGTCCGGAGAAGCAGGAGCCTCGGGACGCTCGGCTGCTCGCTCAGGACTGCTGCGAGCTGCGCCAGGGCCACACCGGGGATGTCGGTGGGGTGCCCCCCTCCCTGGATGTGTCGCCCCAGGTCCACTGGGTGCTCCTGCCCGGCGAGGCCGAGTGGTCCGTGCCCGTGTTGTCGGCGCGCGCGACCCCTCGCATCCGCGCCGGACATGACCCGCCGCCTCGCTCACGGCGCTACCTCGCCCTGCGTCAGCTGCTGATTTGAGCCGGCCCCCGCTTCCGGGTCCGTGACTCTCATCCTCCTCTTCGCAGAGCGACCACCATGTCTTTTCCCCTGAAGTTCGCGGCGGGCGCGTGCGCGCTCGGTCTGTCCGCGTGCGCCGTCCATGGCGCTGACCGTGTCCTTTTTTCGTTGGATCCCTCGAATCCGGACGCGCCCGCCTCCGCGGTCCGGCCGATGACGGCCCTGGCGCCTCCCATGCCGGCGGACGCGCCCCCCTCCACGCCCAAGCCCGTGTCCTCCCCGAAGGGCTTCGTGTGCCCCATGCACCCGGACGTCACCTCCGACGCGCCCGCGCGCTGCCCCCGGTGCGGCATGAAGCTCGTCGCGCATGCGCACGGGGCGCAATCCACCAGCGGGCATGGGGGACACGCCCCATGAAACGCCTCGTGTGGCTGTGGGTCCTGGCGTTGGGCGCCGGGGGGTGCGCGACGATGTCGCCCGAGCGGGGCCATGCGGAGCTCGGGGCGCTCGTGCACGAGCGGGTCGCGGTCTCCACGGGCTGGGAGCGGGGCCCCCCCGCGAACGAGGCCGTGCGGGAGCAGGTGCGCGCGCTGCTGCGCGATGGCCTCTCGTCCGAGGAGGCGGTGCGCATCGCGCTCGTGAACAGCCCGGGCCTCCAGGGGGCCTACGAGTCCCTGGGCATCTCCCAGGCGGAGCTGGTGGAGGCGGGACTGTTGAGCAATCCCGCGCTGGGCGTGTCCGTGGGGGTGCCGGGGCTCGGGGTGGAGCTGTCGCTCGTGCAGGGGCTGTTCGATCTCTTCGTGCTTCCGGCGCGCCGGGGCATCGCCCAGCAGCGCTTCGACGCGGACGTCCAGCGCACGGCGCACGAGGCCCTGGCGGTGGTGGCCCAGACACGTGAAGCGTACGCCTCCGTGCAGGCGGCGCAGATGCTCTTGCGCTACCAGGCGCAGCTGGTGGCCGTCTTCGAGGCCTCGGCCGAGCTGGCGCGCATGCAGTACGAGGCGGGCAACATCCCCGAGCTGGACCTGTCCATCCTGCGCACGGCCTGGCAGGAGGCGAGGGTGGGGCTCGCGCGCGAGGAGCTGGCGCTCGTCCAGCAGCGCGAGCGGATGAACCGGCTGTTGGGCCTGTGGGGTGACAACACGGAGTGGACGGTGGGCGAGCCGCTGCCGGAGCCCGCGGGCGCGGCGCCCGAGTTCACGCGCCTCGAGCGGCTGGCGATGCGGCGTCGCCTGGACCTCGACGCCGCGCGCAAGGACGTGGCGCTGCTCGAGCGGTCCGTGGCTTTGGCTCGAAGCACCCGTTTCATCGGGACCGTGGACGTGGGGGTGGGCGCGGAGCGGGAGGGCGGGGGCCTGCGCGTCACCGGCCCGAGCCTCGTGCTGGAGCTGCCCGTCTTCAACCAGCGCCAGGCGCTCATCGGCGGGCTGGAGGCACGGCAACGGCAGGCGGAGCGGCGGCTCACCCAGCTCGCGGTGGACGCGCGCTCCGAGGTGCGCCAGCACGGCGCGGAGCTGCGCACGGCGCGCCATCTGGTGGAGCACTACGCGAAGGTGCTGCTGCCCTTGAGGCGGCGGGTCCTGGAGCAATCGCAGCTCCAGTACAACGCCATGGTGCTCAGCCCCTTCCAGCTCCTGGAAGCGCGGCGGGACGAGGTGCGCACCTACCGCGAGTACGTGGAGACGCTGCGCGATTACTGGACCGCCCACATCGCGCTGGAGAACGCGGTGGGGGGACGACTGACGGACGACGACACGGAGGCGGCACGATGAGCGCGGACACGAAGGGATGGAGCCGGCGGCGGTTGCTCGTCGCCAGTGGACTGGGCGTCGCGGGGGGCTCGTTGCTCGCGGCGGCGGAGGCGCGGGCGCGGCCGGACACGGAGCGCGCGCTGCCGCCAGGACGCCCCGGGCAGGACTACACGCCGGTGGTGGTGCCCAACGGCTCGAAGCTGCCGTGGAAGCTGGTGGACGGCGTGAAGGTCTTCCACCTGGTGGCCGAGGAGGTGGAGCACACGTTCGCGCCCGGCCTCCAGGCGCGCTGCTGGGGCTACAACGGCCGGGTGCACGGCCCGCTCATCGAGGCGGTGGAGGGGGACCGGGTGCGCTTCTACGTCACCAACCGGCTGCCCGCGCCCACCACGGTGCACTGGCACGGGCTGCTGCTGCCCAACGGGATGGATGGCGTGGGCGGCCTCAACCAGCGCGCCATCGCGCCGGGCGAGACGTTCCAGTACGAGTTCACCCTGCGGCAGTCCGGCACGCTCATGTACCACTCGCACCATGACGAGATGACGCAGATCGCGCTCGGCATGGTGGGCCTCTTCATCGTGCACCCGCGCGAGGCGCCCCGGGGGCCCAAGGTGGACCGGGACTTCGCCTTCATGCTGCACGAGTGGAAGCTGGACCCGGGGGCGAAGCGGCCCAACCCGAACGAGATGACGGACTTCAACCTGCTCACGCTCAACGGCAAGGCGTTTCCGGGCACGGCGCCCATGGTGGTGCGCACGGGCCAGCGGGTGCGCATCCGTTTGGGCAACCTGGGGCCCATGGATCACCACCCCATCCACCTGCACGGCTACCAGTTTCGCATCACCGAGACGGACGGGGGCCGGGTGCCCGAGTCCGCCCAGTGGCGGGACACCACGGTGCTGGTGCCGGTGGGCAGCACGCGCACGGTGGAGTTCGTGGCGGACGTGCCGGGGGACTGGGCCATGCACTGCCACATGACCCACCACGTGATGAACCAGATGGGCCACGGCATGCCGAACCTCATCGGCCTCAAGCCCGAGGGCTTCGACGAGAAGGTGCGCGCGCTGCTGCCGGACTACATGACCATGGGCCACACGGGCATGGGCGAGATGGAGGAGATGGGCATGCCGGTGCCCGCCAACAGCATCCCCATGGTGGGCGGCCAGGGCCGCTACGGAGGCATCACCATGGGCGGCATGTTCACCGTGCTCAAGGTGCGCGACGGGCTCACCAGCTACAATGACCCGGGCTGGTACGAGAATCCTTCGAGCACGCTGTCCCAGCTCGCCGAGCGTGCCGCGCTCACCCGTGACGGCATCGACGTGGACGCCAATCCCGGCGTCGTTGATGACGTTGACGCCTGAGCGGCGTCACGCGTTGTCCAGGATGGAGCGGAACCCGGCTCGCTCCCGTTCTGGCGGGAACTGTAGACCCGTCTGCTTCAGTCAGGACGCGCGTGGTCCGAGGTCTCCTGATGGGGTGGCGCGAGGCCCGGAAAAAAGGCCTCGCGCGGAGTGCTGCTACTTCTCCACCACGCCGCACGCGATGCGGCCGCCCGCGTCACCGGCGGGATCCGAGTGGTAGTCGTCCTGCTTGGCGTGCACCACCACGGCCGAGCCGTCCTTGTCGAACATCGCCTTCACCTTCGAGCCCGTCGCGAAGAAATCGAACTTCACGTTGCCGTCCTGCTCGACGTGCAGGTTGGGCAGGTCGCCCTCGTGCTTGCCCTTGGGCGACAGGATGCCGTGCGCCTTCTTCGTGGGGTTGAAGTGGCCGCCGGCCGTCTTGAACTCCGGGGCCTCGCACTTGCCGGTCTCGTGGATGTGAATGGCGTGCTCGCCCGCGGGCAGACCCATCAAGGAGCCCTTCACCAGCACACCCGTGGGCGCCTGCTCGAAGGTCACCTCTCCCACGTCCTTGCCCTGGGCGTCCTTGAGCATGGCCTTGGCCATCTCGCCCTGCTTGGGCGCGGGCTTGGTCTCCGCCTTCGGAGGAATCGCCTTCTCCGGCATCTGCGCGAGGGCGGGCGTGGTGGTGAGGGCGGTGGCGAGCAGCAGGGCGCGAATCATCATGAGGTCAGGCTCCGGTCAGTGGGGTGAGTGTGGCGAAGCGGTGGCGACACTAGTGCCGCCCTCCCTCGGGAGGCGTCGAAAGTCGAGTTCCCTCCGCCATCTGCCGGGCAGTCACCACTCCGTCCGCGATCATGGACCGTGGACGCACGCGCGCACGACGCGCTAAGTCACTTCGTCACCATGACTCACGGGAAGCGTCGGCAGTGGGCCCAGGTCTTCATCGGGGCCCGGAACCATGGACTCCGCAGGTCGGACCTCGTTTTCTTTTCCATCGCTTGCGCGTGGCGGATGGGCCACCTGGCGCCCTTTGTCGTGGCCCTCCAGGTGCTCGCGCGGAGCGCGTCGGGCGGAGGCCGGAGGTCGCACCCGGGCGGGCTCATGTCGGCCACGTGGCGCCCAATCGCCTTGGGGGCGCTCGCCGTGGGCATCGCCCTCGGGGGACTGCTCGTGCCTCGCTCCGAGCCCCTTCGCCCGGACTGCCCGCCGATGCCGCTGCTCTCCGAGGACGTCACCACGGACTGGCTGTCACGAGCCGGCGGCGCCATCGCTGTGCCCATTCCACCGAAGCGCCTGGAGCGTCAGCAGGCCCCGCCGTGCGTGCCTCCCCCGGGCGAACAGGAGGAGCTCAACGGCGGGTGCTGGTCCGAGATGCGCATGAAGCCTCCCTGCGGTCAGTTCTACGAGCACGCGGGGAAGTGCTACGTGCCCATCCGCGAGACGCCCAGACCGCCGACCTCGGTCCAGCCGTAGTCGACCTCAGAAGCTCGCGTCGAGCTGGAGCCGGGCGGTGTGCCGGGGCGTGCCCTCGG includes:
- a CDS encoding TCR/Tet family MFS transporter yields the protein MPDPTPPVTPRRAALVFIFVTVLLDILALGMIFPVLPQLVVGFVGGDSARGAEVFGLVSTLWALMQFIFAPVLGALSDRYGRRRVVLISNTCMGLNYILLALAPSLGWLIVGRVVSGITSASISTASAYIADVTPVDKRAASFGMLGAAIGVGFVLGPAMGGLLGGVDPRLPFWVSAVLSLGNALYGLFVLPESLPPERRRPFEWRRANPVAALLRLRANREVLGLATVHFLHNLAHTALPSVFVLYVGYRFGWDARAVGLALGGSGVFTLLIQGGLVKPIVKRLGERRTLMLGLSCGILGFATYGLADNPVVFLAVGLPVMGLWGLFSPASQGLMTRRVPPSEQGQFQGTLSSLMGIAGMIGPGLFTQTFAAAIAPQHGVHQPGAPFLFASMLLVLALGLSLRATRTAPEAVPAAVGPAA
- a CDS encoding heavy metal-binding domain-containing protein → MSFPLKFAAGACALGLSACAVHGADRVLFSLDPSNPDAPASAVRPMTALAPPMPADAPPSTPKPVSSPKGFVCPMHPDVTSDAPARCPRCGMKLVAHAHGAQSTSGHGGHAP
- a CDS encoding TolC family protein, which encodes MKRLVWLWVLALGAGGCATMSPERGHAELGALVHERVAVSTGWERGPPANEAVREQVRALLRDGLSSEEAVRIALVNSPGLQGAYESLGISQAELVEAGLLSNPALGVSVGVPGLGVELSLVQGLFDLFVLPARRGIAQQRFDADVQRTAHEALAVVAQTREAYASVQAAQMLLRYQAQLVAVFEASAELARMQYEAGNIPELDLSILRTAWQEARVGLAREELALVQQRERMNRLLGLWGDNTEWTVGEPLPEPAGAAPEFTRLERLAMRRRLDLDAARKDVALLERSVALARSTRFIGTVDVGVGAEREGGGLRVTGPSLVLELPVFNQRQALIGGLEARQRQAERRLTQLAVDARSEVRQHGAELRTARHLVEHYAKVLLPLRRRVLEQSQLQYNAMVLSPFQLLEARRDEVRTYREYVETLRDYWTAHIALENAVGGRLTDDDTEAAR
- a CDS encoding multicopper oxidase family protein; protein product: MSADTKGWSRRRLLVASGLGVAGGSLLAAAEARARPDTERALPPGRPGQDYTPVVVPNGSKLPWKLVDGVKVFHLVAEEVEHTFAPGLQARCWGYNGRVHGPLIEAVEGDRVRFYVTNRLPAPTTVHWHGLLLPNGMDGVGGLNQRAIAPGETFQYEFTLRQSGTLMYHSHHDEMTQIALGMVGLFIVHPREAPRGPKVDRDFAFMLHEWKLDPGAKRPNPNEMTDFNLLTLNGKAFPGTAPMVVRTGQRVRIRLGNLGPMDHHPIHLHGYQFRITETDGGRVPESAQWRDTTVLVPVGSTRTVEFVADVPGDWAMHCHMTHHVMNQMGHGMPNLIGLKPEGFDEKVRALLPDYMTMGHTGMGEMEEMGMPVPANSIPMVGGQGRYGGITMGGMFTVLKVRDGLTSYNDPGWYENPSSTLSQLAERAALTRDGIDVDANPGVVDDVDA
- a CDS encoding superoxide dismutase family protein produces the protein MMIRALLLATALTTTPALAQMPEKAIPPKAETKPAPKQGEMAKAMLKDAQGKDVGEVTFEQAPTGVLVKGSLMGLPAGEHAIHIHETGKCEAPEFKTAGGHFNPTKKAHGILSPKGKHEGDLPNLHVEQDGNVKFDFFATGSKVKAMFDKDGSAVVVHAKQDDYHSDPAGDAGGRIACGVVEK